The Pempheris klunzingeri isolate RE-2024b chromosome 16, fPemKlu1.hap1, whole genome shotgun sequence genome includes the window CACTGTTCCTCTAGAATAGGAATGGTAGATGATACAAGGGGAGACCGAGGTGGGGCCCACGTAGTGGTTGGGTGTGGGTTAAAAGCTTAAGAGCTACCCTCTAGCAGTGACATCCTTAAAGGGCTGCAGCTACCCTCAGTCTAAGGTACATAGCTGACGTTCACGTCTATTCGTTTTGAAAGAGCAGTGGCCACTGGGGAAACTCCAACATTCAACCAACCTATAGTGTAAATTCACCAGTTTTACACATGTGCCTTAGTGAAGGTTTTTTGTCACTGAGACGGGGAAAACACAGTATTGTTTAAATATGGGATAACAGTGCACATTCTCAGACATTCATTCTATGAATACCTTCCATGATAGACTAACATTTGCCTGCTAAATGGTACATGATCTGATGCTCAGCAGGATTATATGTCTGTTACTCTTGAAACTGCACATTCACTCTGAACAAACCGTTCATGTTTTCTAGACACAAGGaattaaatatactgtaaaaaagacaatttcAGACATTTATAGTTTTACTcttgaaacacatgaaatacatGACAAGGAGGTTTAAATGGTATCCATGAGAAAAGGGCAGTCAACATGGCAGCCAAGGGGCTCAATCCAAGAAAGTGACTTTGTCCTCTGATTTTCTGTCATCAAGAAACAGGAATATATCACTCACTTAAATCCATCTCCGTGtcatttttgatttatattcATTAAATACAGAGCAGCAAAGCCTCCATGGCGTGTCGGAATACTGTCCAAGGTGAATATCTGTGAAAGTGAAACTGTGCACAACAGATGATTGGCTGACGACTGAATCTCTACAGAGCTGTGAAAAGGCATCATTGCCTAGTAAACTATGATCTGATgttgaaatgtaataaaaatgaagTCAAAAGTGATTTTACTAAATAGATGTGAACCCAAGGTGCACCCACTAGCATTTTCTGGACTTTTTCTCGCAAACTAGCATTTCAAACTTTAAAGAATAACTTGTTGGCAATGAAAACTGTTAACGTTCACAACTGTAACTTTTCAATGATGGGATTCCACAAGATGACATGTGCATGTTAAATAAGGTACATAAATAGATGCTCTGATCTGTTACTGAATGTTCATTCTGAACAAACCATTCATACAAGGTTGAAACCAGTGAAACCAGTGGTTAGACTCAAGTCATTAAATATATTGTACCAAGGACAAGAAAAGTTGTGGAAACCCACTTTTCAACTAAAATCACAGCAGAGCTtgacacagtacacacactgatgttggGCTTTTATTGAAAGTCAGACATTAGATAGCAGTCAGTATCATCCTCCTCTGTACTGGTGATATTACATTAGTTCAAAATACACTTTCTTATTTTGTTTAGAGTGATGTTCTCATGGATATcagtctcatgtctgtatgttatGCACAGAGCTGAagtggttagcctagcttagcataaagactggaaacagctgtgCCCAAAGCTCAAAGATTGTTGTATGTTGCATCTCACACacgaagaaaaacacaaaaacgaCTTGTGGTTTTAGGGGGTGTTATGTGCTTGAACTATTTCAGACATGAAGCTGATACCAACCTTGGTAGAAACACTGACCTCTGTATGAACATGGGACTAAGCTGAGGACAAAACATACACCATCAGTGTCAAACATAAGTCATACAGCCTGAATCTACCATAAACATCAATGATATACAACATTGtacaaaaacatcaataattaCAGACCAATAGCTCTCTCCAGTCTGTTGACTAATACTGCTTTCACCTTTAAATCCTTTTACATTCTATTTCAGTGTAACTGTAAATATGTGGTATTCACCTCTTAGATTGATTAATAGTTGGATCATTTTTGGCGAACTGAACCCAATCAGTATTCATAGGCACTTTAAATGAATCACCAACTATTTCCCTAGGCATCACTTGGGATATGGCTGTCTGCACAACACCAAGAACATGGCCTCTAGTCTCATGGCAGTAAACTAGAGGAAATGAATGTTCCAAAAAGTTTCTAACTAATAATGAGATATCAGCTGAGTTTTTCAGAAACACAGAGCATAAATATTTTTGAGAAGGATCACTTCAATTAGTTTTGCTTGATATACAGAATGAACAGTAAGTGTATAGCATGTGATGTATTTACCCAGGGTGAGCTATATTTAGGTCACGTGACGACAGCTGATAGCTGTATTTGCTGAACTAGGCGGTGGGGGACAGTCCCGGTTGAACACTTTGCTCCCAGGACCCCCGCACTGGGGAAATGAAGCTGGTTAAAGTCACTTACAAAGAAGAGCCTTTTTGAAGGCATGTTTCATTTGGGTTTCTATCAGATACTGCAGGTAAAGAGGAGCTTGTCTCGTCTCAGTGTTGGACTGACACTCCTGGCTCctggttttattatttctaagCAAACAACAAATGTTGTCTGTATGATAAAGACTGCTGTATACAGGGGGGGCATCCTGTCCCCTTAACGAGTGATCTGCATGTGGAAGCTCTATAAGGAGTAACCAGCcatttcagtcacatttcaTCTCCAGTTTCTGAAGTCCAGCCAAGAGTGTCAACTTTTTCTTTGAAGCATTTTgggtttcatttattttgaaggagcATGCATGTGGACTGTGTATAGTGGTTTGTGTATACTTCacatttttgtggttttctaATGGTTTGCTAATGGATCTTATTGCTCTTCATACTGTTTCTATATGCAGTCTCTGCTAAAAGGTTTTTAAAGTAAAGTGTTTAAGTTTCTAATGCAACTTTAATTGGGCACATTTTGGGTTAAATCCTCCTCTACAAACTTGAGTATCCCCCTTAGTTGTACCTCTCCTGTTCATGGACCAAATGCTATCACCCATGGTTTTTAAGCTCAGCTTTTTCAGTCTCATCTCCAGGCTTCGCACGTGCACATTCACGTGCACACCAGACCATCATGAAACTGGAAGTCCTAGTGGATCAGATTTTTCATGCAGATCTTGCAAATCTGACAAAGAAGTCGTATATATTTTAAGGCCAAACAAGTAAAGTTTGTTATGTGATGACTCCTACTGACAGTAACTCTGCAGCACCTTCACCAAACTGCACCTGGTTGATCATCTGATCAATACATGTTtatatatcaataaatacaaCTGAGACCATATGGCTATAGTAGCTTTATAAGGCAATGGAACGTAATATTTGGCCACATTATTGTAAATACAAATGCTTGTATAGTATGTATTAagcacatgcatacataaatgCATGTGCTTAATGATTTTTCCTTAGATGTGCCATACTGCCCACATTAAAGGATCATTACAACTGGTTAGAACTTGGGTGTTATTTTTATAGTTTGGGAAGTCACTACTCATCACGCTGACTGCTGAGATTTAGGAACATCATGAAAAAGAAGTCAGACAGATCAAGAAACACAAGCGGAAAATCAGccaagctgaaaaaaaaaaacccaaaccaaaCGTACAGTAGGGGAGAGCGGGGCTGGTTGTGTCATGGGTTGACTGTCACAGCGCTAACTACAGCCAAACTAGAGGGcgctgtttcatcatgttgacCTCAAACATTAAGCGTGACTTCATGCTCATTTCTATCTGGCTATTCTGTGtaagacagacaaaacagtacattttgtgtttttcatggtCAGAGTAATTATTCATGCAGCTGTTGTTCTTGTAATAAAAGTTTGTAGGTGATGAAGTATTTCATAATCAAACATGTATTCAAAAGAGGAAGGTCACTGCTTTAATTTTATTCTACTTATCAGTTGCAACCAAAAACGTGTGCTATTTAGCATAAAACCTTTGGCAGGAGGTCAGGTGGGACCGCTCGTCTCCATTAGAGAGAAACTATGACTTTCATAAAACACTGTGCATTCCTTCATTTTACTTCTCATTacagagaataattcaaacCAATAATAATGATTCACATTCATGGTTTAAACAATCAGGCAAACACACTGAGGATTATAGAGATGGTGATTCTATTCATTCAAAAACTGATGGAGTGCCAAGCTTGAAAAACTTTACAGaagttttttaaaatcatatttttcacTAAACCCCTTTGATAACTACAGGGACAACTGGCTCCATGCTggggttggttgtcacagtgtgtcTTTGAGTTTCTTTTAACACAAGATCTTCAGCTTCCCTCTCAAGTATTGATGACTGTTGTAAGATGTTTTCTTGATGAGCATGTCACATGGGCATAAAAAGTGTGGCAACACACCCCGGTCTCTCCTACATAAAACAGAAAGGGTGAGGAGCAGCATGCAGGCATACAAACTCCAGCGCAACAAAAAGATGTTCCAAAGCAAAACCCATACTTCATGCAATTGGCATATTCTATTAATTCAAAACACCAAATCGCATCAAGTTTGGAGGTCTGAAAATTCTGATTACAGAGAGACTTGCTGGCTACAGTGCTACATGTACCACAGCTGTGGACGCAGTTTTACTGCACTTGGTAACAGTCCAGCTGAACTCACTCACAGTTTGCCTGCCAAAGGTGTTTTTGTAATGTGAATAAACTGCTTATCTTCAACCTGtctgactgtttttgtgttcccagatctcagcaggTACTTTTGTTCACTGAGGAAAGCCTTAGCCAAAGCTATATAAAGTGGAATTAGCCTTTAAACAAGAAGCCCATTTGCCATCtctaaagcaaacacacaagtcAATACTATGTCAACACAGAGAATGACTGTGTGAGAACATTAAAACTGGTTGATGAATTCAGCAGTGGTATGTGCTTGCATTGTTTCTAAATTGCCTGTTTGTACTCTCCAGGCTTCCGTCTTCCTCAGCCTGTTGGTTTCATGCGCTTTGGTTGACATTTCAGCGTGTGGAGTGTGTGATGAGTGAGGGGAGGTCAGCGCTCTGTTTATTGCTTTCACATAGAGATAGATTTATTAGTGTACCTGCCAACCCTCCCTGTATTCCTACTGTAACTGCAGCGTCAGTGTCGATCACTCTAATTCCTGCCAGCTCATCTACcactttctctcccccctctcatCTTCTGCTCACCATGACCCTCACTCTTCATCACTCATCACTGTCTATCCACTGACTATCACAAACTAACACTTCTATGGTGCTGCTTGATGAAGCTCTCCTGCTTCTCTTTACCGACCGCTCCCCTCTCTTGCAGGGCCCTCTCGTCCTGGGGTCCGTCAGTCGCCACCTCGCTACAGACCAGCCTCTCATTAGGCCTCCTGTCACTGTCCCATTCCTCACCTGGCACGCTCCCGGCGTCGCTCAGGTCACCCAGGTGCTCTACAGAGTCACACTTTTCCAGGTCGGAGGCGATGGTCTGCAGGCTGATGACTGACATGCAGTCCGAGCCGGCCTGCTCCACCTCCAGCCGCTCCCTCTGGCCCCAGCcgctctctctgtgcctctctaCCCACAGTCTGGTTTTCTCACCGTCCGCCCAGTCACTCTCTATCCCATCGACTCCCATGTAGCTGCTTACGGGAATCCCAGTGGAGGCTCTGACCTCAGCCTCAGCACCTACAGGGGAGCTCCGACCTCCACAGACTGCAGGACGCCCCCTGCTGGCCCCCATTCGCCCCCTCTGTGCATGGATCTGCTCGCTAATCTGCTCCAGGTTCCGCAGGGCAACAGAGTAACGTGTTTTTACTTTTgccacctgctcctccagctgtaCTACTTTCGCTTTATGTTCCTGGAAAACAATGAACAGCAAGTTAGCAATACTCACAGTAACACATTCAAATTTCTCCAGACCTACTTACCTGTAAGTGCACCCATTGCACCTGACTAAAGCTTGCTAACTAGTCgcacaagaatggcagagaaagttTGGCCAAACTTAACCCTTAGAGGGCCGGCATGATCAGATCACGTGACATTTTCAAAGCGCCGTAACAACAACCCAGGTCACCTGGAGCACTGCTGTTGACTTCACTCAAAAGTGCagatttgtttgatttgtttgtttgacgtTGATAGACCATGTAAAACCGGAGATATGatagttttaatttgatagtataaaaatatttatgcaGGCGTAAAGGTGGGATGGGCAGGCGTCGCATTTCTTATTGCAACGTCTGCATAAATAACTTCACACTTCATTTTACTTCTCATTacagagaataattcaaacCAATGATCATGATCCACATTCATGGTTTAAacaatcagacaaacacactgaggatTATAGAGATGGTGattctattcatttaaaaactgatttgGAGAGACACAGGCCCCAGTATAAGATAGTATACGCaagacatttacattacattaacattaacaagaTTTCCAAGATCTGTGCTCTCATAAAATCTTATTGGAAACGTAGTGCAACTCAGAGCAGCTGCAAAGCTGCAGGCTAAGTGAAATACtttcaaaattcaaatgaaagtCACTGAATGGTAGGACTAGCAGTTTATAATGCCTCAAAGCCACAAATGTGTGTAGGAGAAATCGCCTCCATTACAATGCACACATTTTGCAGACTCTGTGTTAATAGAGCAGCTAAAGTTGCCACAGGTAAAACACATCAGAGTAAAAGCTGCTAAATCATGTGGAATGTCAGGCAGAGCCTGTGCCCCAGAAAAGTAAAATCATCAGCATGTATACAGTAGCAGTCAAAAGTtttattgaagacatcaaaactatgaaggaacacatatggacttaagaagtaaacaaaaaagtgttaaacaaaccagaacatgtttgatatttcagGTTCTTCACAGTAGACACCTTTTGCTTTGCTGGCAGCTTTCCACACTCTCTGCATTCTGGATGGTTCTCAGTTAACACATGCGCCTTGTCAGGAGTTAATTTGTGGAGTTTCTTaccttcttaatgtgtttgagaccatcagttgtgttgtgcagaggtagggttggtgcacagttctatacagtgaacagtCTTATTCCACTACTcttctaatccatattatggtAAGAACCACTCAGTAAGTAAAGAGAGacgacagtccatcattactttaagactgAAGGTCAGTTGATCCAGAAAATgtcaagaactttgaatgtttcCTCAAGTGCAGTCGTGAAAACCATCAAATTCTCTGATGAcactggctctcatgaggacccccCAGGAAAGGAGGACCAAGAGTtacttctgctgcagaggataagttcattTAAGCTTTCAGcaaatcagcagcacctcagattagagtcacataaatgcttcagagttcaagtagcagacacaccTCAACATCAGCTGTGCAAGTAAAAGGTGTCTGCTCTGAAGAATCTGaaacaaaacatattctggtttgttaaCACAGTTTAAGACATAATTCCAtttgtgttccttcatagttttgtggtcttcaatattaatctacaatatagaaaataataaaaataaagaaaaaccattagGGTGTGTCCAAAcgtttgactggtactgtatttAGTGTGTATTTGTTATATTGTAAAAGAATCACTGCAGGTACACACCTCTAGGATGTGGTTGAACTGAGCCTTGAGTTCAAAGTAAGGTTTGGATTTGAGGATGACCTTCTTCAGGGCTTTCTGGAGCGTCTGGACTCGAGCCTCAGCATCCTGGCAGAGCTGAGTAACTCGCTGGTGTTCCCTCTCACTGCGGAGGCGCTCCTCCTCCGCCTCGTTCACCTGATCAACACCGGACATGTGACTGAGAGCAGGAACACTGCATGATTTCAAAACATCACACATTACCTTTACCGAACCCCATTAACAATAGCTCCATTCGATTCAAGTATCCCAGTAGGCCACGAGAGTGATCCTGCATGCACAATGCCAAAATTGTCAACATGGATATTCACCATTAGAGGGAAAAGATTAAATATGTAATTTGGCTAAATCAACTGTTTTAAGATCCTGTTAGGTATAAGTCTGCATGCAGTGTCTACTTGGTTCATAGCATCATGGAACTGCAATACCGACAGAACTACATAAAGAGCAGCATTTCAGAGCGCAAAGGGTCAGATTTGTAAGTGCAGAATCACATGTGAGAGCTTGCAAAGGAAGAACTCTACTGTGAATTATTTGCCTACTCACCtgtaatttaatgtttattcTCATTTGCACTATGTCCTTACTTTGTCAGTATTTTAGTATTTGGAGCGTTAGCCACAATTTAGTACGTTCTACGCTCTATGTGCCTTTTGATTGCCCCCTgtggacaaataaagttttttgaattGATTGATTTGGGAGTgttaacagaagaaaaatggcATAATCCAGTCACAAGTGCACAGTGCAGTACCGTGGCAGGGTACAGCAAGCACACACCACAGAAAGCACTTAGGATTTAGTAACTTAGTAAAAAGTTAAGTATTTCATGAATAATTCATAGatcagtgtgtgcacacacacttttcttttctcttctttttatcAAACAGTGACCTTCATCAAGACCATTGAGCTCAACTCCCAGCTGTGCCTCACATTGCAATAAGGCAGAGCAAAAGCACAAGTGAATGCTTTGTGATAAATGAGTCtgataatcagaatcagaacaGGAGATTCTCAGAGCTTTCTAACTCttggaaatattttatttcttctgaTCTTATTTGTTGATCATGAGacattaaatcatcatcataactCATGATGAGTTTTTTTCCTGTGATGAATGCAGTTTGCTTCTGTTCAGTTTTAATATGCTACACTTCTCTTACAGTCCtgttttctacatttattttttcttttatttacttttattttcagaataTGCTAGTTAGAGTTTCTTTGTAATAACAATGGAGCCAAACTGACATGCTGACACGTTTGTTCTCAAGGACTATATGCTGTTTTTCATAGGAAATTCCTAAACAACCAAAATATCCTCTTCAGTTAAAAAGGTCAGACAAGCTGGAAAATACACAAGCTCCCCTGATTTTGCCTGACAGAACACACCAAACTCCCAGGGTGAGGACGACACCTCGGTGTGTACCTTGACAGTGGCGTGGTTGAGCATCTCCTGCCAGGTTGGGTCCATGGTGTTCCTGTCTGCCAGGAGGCCCTGCTCTGCTACATACACCATCTCTCTGGCAGCAGTGTGCATGGACACGGCCCTCTCATATCTCAGAGCTGCCTTCTGGGTCTCCTGTTGGGcctgtggaaacacacagcagcaactAAAAAACAACCAACTAACCCATCACAAAATCTGCTGCAGCATTAAACGGGGCTTAGGGTTCGTTCAAAGGCTGCAAGCAGAGTGGAGCTGGTCCTTCCAGCAACAGGCTCAACCCACAGATTCAATCCAAACTGTACATTTCACTGACTTCAGAGAtcaaaatttacaaaaatgtgcaaaaacaccaAGATTTGAAAACACTATTTGGGtttaaactatttaaatgtGGTCATTCCTAGTCCTGATGCAGCTCAAACCCCTTCACCGTTTGCATTTGGCTTATGAGGAATCCTGATGTTGACTGGTGCAGATTGCTTTCTGCCTCCCTTGCTTATGTTTGGGTAACGTTTTTGGAATTCTCTTTTCAAAACTGTCCGATATTTGTGGACAGCTTATACAGACAGATCCTTAGAGAGATCCATCTCTCGCCCAATGGCGGCTGGGATTGGctagacgatggatggatggatggtacAGACAGTGggaggacagatggatggaaaagCCGCATAAGCAGAGTCAGATACACAGATATGACCTTTGTAACACAAGAAGTGAATACATTTATTCGACCGCTCAGTGATTCCCAGTCCTCCTGTTTACTTTAAGCTCTGACTGGGTCCAATGAATAAACTACAGTCAGGGCTCAGATTTAACATCTGCATTCAATATAATTCAGCCAGAGCTCCTACTGGCAAAGTTGAGTCAAATGGAAGTTGGCCCTCACAAATAGAGTTGTATGGGGTCACTCTAATTCCTAATACATTCATACTCAACTTTTCAGATGATGCAACACTGTTGTCTTTGTTAGGCAGTGAAGATGATCCTAGTGTCCATCAGCATTAGTGGAGATCAATTAGTGCAGAGGAGTGAAAAGAGCTCACTTATTGTTAATCCCAACAATACACAAGCAATGATTCTTGGTCTTCCAGTCAACTCgtcttctcctcctgtttacTATCCAGAACACATGCAGTGAACACCTTTCCTCCTCTATGTGGACGCTATTTAAACTTGGAGTCTTCATATTGATTATATTTGTAGCAAAATACAACAATTATGCAATGATCTTCTCAGGAGACTGAGGTCGTTTGGAGTAAACGAACAGATCCTCTTACAGTTTTTCCCGTCTATAATACAGATCCTGTGTTGCTGTGAATCTGCTCAGAGACTGTGAGTTTTCAAGCTGCATACATAAAAAGAATGTGGTCTCTGGAAGATAACATTACATCTGACCACTCTCATATTGTGATTAAAGAACAAATCCATTCCAGCCTAGAGGAAGATGCAGCTGTGCTAATTTGAAGTGAAGTCAAGGTTACTTTGATCACATGGGATGATCTGGTCGACATCTCTGCACGAGAAAGCTGCAGGGAGGCCCGGCTAGATGAAGAAGGAGGATAACAAAAAATATAAGGACGCTGCTGAGAGATTAGGCTGCACATGACAGGCTTGTCAAACATGTTGTGGTACACGTGCTAAAACATGAAATCTGCATAGGAGCACCACTATTGTAGCACTAaccacattttcctcatttccaatttgcatttttataacTACAAATGACAGTTCAGGTTAATAATCCATTATTGCTTTAATGCCATCAATTAGACCTCTGAATGAATCTTCTGAACGCAATTTCCATTAGTTTTAATTAGAGTTTCAGCTGACTCCTCAACATGCTGATTAAACATGACTGCCACTCATGCCCCACTCCTTCAAGGGTTAAACGTTAAACGTACATAACCAATCAGGTTTCATTATAGACAAATCATCCTATCTCAGCTGTGGCTACTGACATTTAAGACACTGCACATGCTTCACCACCACTTGGAATGATATGTATCCAGTACAGTTGGTTGTCACCTGTTTCTCCTCTGTTATGCTTGCGCTTCGTTTTTAGCCAGGACCTGCTGAACCCGTACTGGAGGGTACCACTGTTCACGGGGGGGAGGCGCCAAGTATGATAGAGTTGGAGGGGTGTTTATTTGAGTGTGACTGAGCAATGTTGTTTTATGGTCTCTGACATGAGTACTCCCCTAAAAGGGTGTTACTACCATGTTTTGTAACTGATGACTAAGGGTTGGATGTTTTGTGGCCCAGGTGTTAAACTCTATTGGGAGAACTGATTATTGAACATTGATGAATGTCCTTTGGTAGGAACTAGCTGGTATAAAGGAGGCCGGAGTTTTCAGTTGTGGTCAGCCTTTGACGCAGAGATGAGCCAGTGTGGAAAGCTATAGGGCCCAAGAGACGAAGGACGTGAGGCCTTTTCTTTGTCCCTCAGTTTTGCATTCTATTACTTTTCCTATGTACTTTCTTTTTCAAGTATGGTCAACATCAGtcgtttcttttcctttcttggCCAGTCCTGCACTGTACATAGTGGAGGTTTCcacttgtaaataaatacatctgAATAGCAAActggttatttttctgtttctgtttccaagCCACTCTGTCAGCTTTACAGATATGCTGTGGTCTATGActtcaaataaagcaaatatcTACCAACTTTAAGAAAATGTCAATTTtacaaaaattacaaaatacaacCCAGTGTCAATATATGTCAAGTACTCAACATCTATATTTTCAACTCATGAATCTGACAATATTTGGACAAGAAATGCTCCTTGTAGATATTTACTTTTCCATTTATATGTCTGAAGTGTGATCCTGATCCTGCTTGGATCTTACATGGGTTACATCTGTGTGTGGAGTTTTGAGACATTTATCTTTCTAGTGTCATGTGGAACGTACCACATGGAAATATGAAACCATGCAGGCTTTAGGTGGAGCAGAACAGTCTGCTGTCATATGTTATATGAATTGGAGCTATATAAATGAAgaatgactgattgattgatgtgtCTTCCCTTTTGACAGCTTCACTGATTGCACTGTTTGGCAGGCATGCAGAGAGTGTGTCCCTCCTCTGATCATGCTCACTGATTTGTCCTCATATCAAGTGTTTTCATTCAAGCTGGATGGCATTTGTCCACTGTTATTTTTGAATCTAAATATCATCATAAAACACATCTGTACACACTAATAATGACGCTCATTTCTCTCCATAGTTGAGGTGTTCAACAGTTCCTACAGGACATACAACAGGAGATGGTGACGCTGTTTATCCGGATGGATCCCATGCCAGGTAGAAGGAGTAGAAGTGTTTCATAAAGTCACTGACTAACCATCTCTGGACTAAAGGCCAGCAGTATTGTTCTGTCAGGCTGTTCTCTCTAGTTATCAGGATCTATATGTACCTGGTCTTTCTTAGCCGTACCTTTGTTTAGTTTCACTAGCTGTTATCTTAACCATGACTTCCACCAGGCAGCGCTACCACCCATTACTATCActggtctgtttgtgtttagCGACCTATTTAGTTGAGATGTCCATCGTCCTTAAATTTAGGGTGACTTGGTCATGTCAGACAAACATTGTTGTTGTTCCAGTTATTTTCATTGCTATTTTCACTGCAAAGTTTCAGAGTTATTGAGTTTTCTAAATTTCCTTTGTCTGCTGAGCGTCTTTACCTGTTGCGGGAAGCTGTGGGAGGGCACGACTATGCCTGAGGGGGAGGCTGCTGATGTTGCCAATATGCATTCTCCACTT containing:
- the sh3bp5lb gene encoding SH3 domain-binding protein 5-like → MEPGTSREIPTAAGCPKLAAVREETPGEEAKGGEGSTVMLKRRGVDGDSAEEVKAQREDDGEDDTRTNTGEEGEAGKHEEELDPRIQEELEHLNQASDEINKLELQLDDARSSYRRILTDSARKLNAQGSQLGACIEKARPYYEARRLAKEAQQETQKAALRYERAVSMHTAAREMVYVAEQGLLADRNTMDPTWQEMLNHATVKVNEAEEERLRSEREHQRVTQLCQDAEARVQTLQKALKKVILKSKPYFELKAQFNHILEEHKAKVVQLEEQVAKVKTRYSVALRNLEQISEQIHAQRGRMGASRGRPAVCGGRSSPVGAEAEVRASTGIPVSSYMGVDGIESDWADGEKTRLWVERHRESGWGQRERLEVEQAGSDCMSVISLQTIASDLEKCDSVEHLGDLSDAGSVPGEEWDSDRRPNERLVCSEVATDGPQDERALQERGAVGKEKQESFIKQHHRSVSL